A stretch of the Sulfurimonas sp. HSL-1656 genome encodes the following:
- a CDS encoding SEC-C domain-containing protein produces the protein MEIKLSAEDIEWLITQYPKLQIDTFAKTITGDIDFTRSYEGYEISDSYTIQIILEASGNSMLPKVHELSNKIAEMAKRYKMELIDLHINTDRSFCTVIQDREHELFEDKFTIQEFMKKALEPFLFAMSYFDKEGRLPWGEYAHGYLGHLELFAEGGIDLERLLELLEKKELAQALLTNRQSRCLCGSGKKLRKCHPFVFRGINKLKVKFKIGECD, from the coding sequence ATGGAGATCAAATTAAGCGCAGAGGATATTGAGTGGTTAATAACTCAATATCCTAAACTTCAAATCGACACATTTGCTAAAACCATTACTGGGGATATTGACTTTACAAGAAGCTATGAAGGTTATGAAATATCTGACAGCTACACTATTCAAATTATTCTGGAAGCATCTGGAAACTCAATGCTTCCGAAGGTCCATGAGCTTTCTAACAAAATAGCTGAAATGGCCAAGCGCTACAAGATGGAGTTGATAGATTTGCATATCAACACCGATAGGTCATTTTGCACAGTCATTCAAGACAGAGAGCATGAGCTTTTTGAAGATAAATTCACCATTCAAGAATTTATGAAAAAGGCCCTTGAGCCCTTTTTATTCGCGATGAGTTATTTCGACAAAGAAGGTCGGCTTCCTTGGGGTGAGTATGCACATGGTTATCTCGGTCATCTTGAGTTGTTTGCTGAGGGTGGTATAGACCTAGAAAGATTGCTTGAACTTTTGGAGAAAAAAGAACTGGCTCAGGCTCTACTTACGAACAGACAGAGTAGATGTTTGTGCGGTAGTGGTAAAAAATTGCGAAAGTGCCATCCTTTCGTTTTCCGTGGAATAAATAAACTCAAAGTAAAATTCAAAATAGGGGAGTGTGATTGA
- a CDS encoding restriction endonuclease subunit S, with protein MSDWKRVEDYVIYSAKGITPNYVKKSQLMVLNQKCVRHNIIDYSFAQYTDDTKNVSEEKVLKVGDILFNSTGQGTAGRCAFVDKLPESLKVVTDSHMLVLRCKSYYEARCLNYVLYSFEKDIQAFMDGSTGQGELDKVRLFNLLISIPKTPETLQNIANLLSKLDTKIELNNQINTELEAMAKTLYDYWFIQFDFPDENGKPYKSLGGQMVYSETLKREIPKGWEADSILRVSQLMGGGTPSKKNKTYWDGNIPFFTPTDADNGAFILTTFDSITEEGLSHCSSSLFEKGTIFITARGSVGKTMIAAQQMAMNQSCYAFKPLQKINYPYLYFAASELVHYLKVKASGSVFDSIVTNDIKFTTLVIPSLEIIKLYGEKVSPLFEKILTNNQENQQLARLRDWLLPMLMNGQVKVQDKFDKIPELLVAEPNQEYGKPQ; from the coding sequence ATGAGTGATTGGAAAAGAGTTGAAGATTATGTTATTTACTCTGCAAAGGGCATCACACCTAACTATGTAAAAAAAAGTCAATTAATGGTTCTGAATCAAAAATGTGTTCGGCACAATATAATAGATTATTCCTTCGCACAATACACGGATGACACAAAAAATGTTTCTGAAGAAAAAGTATTAAAAGTCGGTGATATACTTTTTAATTCAACTGGCCAAGGTACTGCTGGACGCTGTGCTTTTGTTGACAAGCTTCCAGAGAGTCTGAAAGTAGTTACTGATTCTCATATGCTAGTTCTTAGATGCAAGAGTTATTATGAAGCTAGATGTCTAAACTATGTATTGTACTCATTTGAAAAAGATATTCAAGCCTTCATGGATGGAAGTACAGGCCAGGGAGAACTTGATAAAGTAAGACTTTTCAATCTTCTTATCAGCATCCCGAAGACTCCAGAAACATTACAAAATATTGCGAATCTTTTATCAAAACTTGATACAAAAATTGAACTCAACAACCAAATCAATACTGAGTTGGAAGCTATGGCAAAAACTCTCTACGATTACTGGTTTATCCAGTTTGACTTCCCCGATGAAAACGGCAAGCCCTATAAATCTCTAGGTGGGCAAATGGTTTATAGTGAAACATTAAAACGAGAAATTCCCAAAGGCTGGGAAGCCGATAGTATTTTAAGAGTCTCCCAGCTAATGGGTGGAGGCACTCCAAGCAAAAAAAACAAGACCTATTGGGATGGAAACATTCCTTTTTTCACTCCTACGGATGCCGACAATGGAGCTTTTATATTAACAACGTTTGATTCAATTACTGAAGAGGGATTGAGTCACTGTAGTAGTAGTTTATTTGAAAAAGGCACTATTTTTATTACTGCCAGAGGATCAGTTGGTAAAACTATGATCGCGGCACAACAGATGGCAATGAATCAATCATGCTATGCATTTAAGCCCTTGCAAAAAATTAACTATCCATACCTCTATTTCGCTGCATCAGAATTGGTTCATTATTTGAAAGTCAAAGCATCAGGCTCTGTTTTTGACTCTATTGTTACGAACGATATAAAGTTTACTACACTTGTGATTCCTTCATTGGAAATTATTAAGCTATATGGAGAAAAAGTGTCACCTTTGTTCGAAAAAATATTGACCAACAATCAAGAGAACCAACAGCTTGCAAGGCTACGTGATTGGCTTCTCCCCATGCTAATGAATGGACAAGTAAAAGTGCAAGATAAATTTGACAAAATCCCTGAACTGCTTGTAGCCGAACCTAACCAAGAGTACGGGAAACCCCAATGA
- a CDS encoding cyclic GMP-AMP synthase DncV-like nucleotidyltransferase — MIYDCSKEMMEYLNQKVRLPAAEQTKLKEYRDKNLTRLENGLKKNDDPMYSKSINQGSYAMNTINQHPDNDYDIDVGIVFTKDDLNGRNGGDKSALNARKMVCDAMQDDRFSRKSEVRKNCVRVYYNEGHHVDMPVYRTYEKDGKTIQELASSDWKESNPEEITTWFNDAVIEKSPDTNNGRQMRRVTRLQKKWSNSRASWNMPSGFLLTVLVDEKYIDVKDRDDESLYKTLKAIRDRLVWDKRIHHPITGDLISEGKEAQVQKLYDELDYALKNTLAVLERADCTREQALKAWSSFFKDDFFKEKIEKSARAAAACASNEIIAPQKPWRSN, encoded by the coding sequence ATGATCTATGACTGTTCGAAAGAAATGATGGAATACTTGAACCAAAAAGTCCGTCTTCCTGCTGCTGAGCAAACCAAGTTGAAAGAGTATCGCGACAAAAATCTGACGCGGCTTGAAAACGGTTTGAAGAAAAATGATGACCCGATGTACAGCAAGTCTATCAACCAGGGTTCTTATGCCATGAATACCATCAATCAGCATCCGGACAATGATTACGACATCGATGTTGGCATTGTCTTCACTAAAGACGACCTCAATGGCAGAAATGGCGGTGATAAGTCTGCACTGAATGCCAGAAAGATGGTCTGCGATGCTATGCAGGACGACAGATTCAGCCGCAAGTCGGAAGTACGGAAAAACTGTGTGCGTGTTTACTACAACGAAGGGCACCATGTAGATATGCCGGTGTATCGCACATACGAGAAAGATGGGAAAACTATTCAAGAACTTGCCAGCAGTGATTGGAAAGAGTCAAATCCCGAAGAGATAACGACATGGTTCAACGACGCCGTCATCGAGAAAAGTCCCGATACAAACAACGGCCGTCAAATGCGGCGTGTGACCCGACTTCAAAAGAAGTGGTCCAACAGTAGAGCGTCTTGGAATATGCCGAGTGGGTTCTTACTCACGGTTCTGGTAGATGAAAAGTATATCGATGTCAAAGACAGAGATGACGAATCGCTTTACAAAACGCTCAAAGCTATCAGGGATCGGTTGGTCTGGGATAAACGAATCCATCACCCTATAACTGGAGATTTAATCAGCGAAGGGAAAGAGGCACAGGTTCAAAAGCTGTACGACGAGCTGGATTATGCCTTGAAAAACACTCTTGCTGTCCTGGAACGAGCTGACTGTACTCGTGAACAGGCATTGAAAGCCTGGAGCTCATTTTTCAAAGACGATTTCTTCAAGGAAAAAATCGAAAAATCTGCACGCGCAGCAGCGGCATGTGCGTCAAATGAGATCATCGCCCCGCAAAAACCATGGAGATCAAATTAA
- a CDS encoding 2-phosphosulfolactate phosphatase → MSPRVEIFRGNDLTLPASEVNVVIDVVRAFTVAHYAFMRGAAEMLLVPDVETAFSVRNQRPEVLLAGEIGGLPIAGFDLDNSPVRFAAAKLEGKTIVQKTTNGVKAALHSLGAPMVLLTGFSNAEATALYLKSHYGDSDAKINLVASHPTGDEDFACAEYIRSQLLGETMDADEVRRRIYGCETVVKFLDPARPEFNAEDIDYCAACLPPVFVMAVHQEGQLPTVQKVML, encoded by the coding sequence GTGAGCCCCCGTGTCGAGATATTCAGAGGCAACGACCTCACGCTCCCTGCCTCGGAGGTCAACGTCGTCATCGATGTCGTGCGGGCCTTTACCGTGGCGCATTACGCCTTCATGAGAGGTGCGGCTGAAATGCTCCTCGTCCCCGACGTTGAAACGGCTTTTAGTGTGCGGAATCAAAGGCCGGAGGTCTTGCTGGCCGGCGAGATCGGCGGCCTGCCCATCGCGGGCTTCGACCTCGATAACTCCCCCGTCCGTTTCGCTGCTGCCAAACTCGAGGGGAAAACCATCGTGCAGAAGACGACGAACGGCGTCAAGGCGGCGCTGCATTCGCTGGGGGCTCCTATGGTGCTGCTGACGGGCTTCTCCAACGCCGAGGCGACGGCGCTGTACCTCAAGTCGCATTACGGCGACAGCGATGCGAAAATAAACCTCGTCGCTTCCCACCCCACGGGGGACGAGGACTTCGCCTGCGCAGAGTATATCCGCTCGCAGCTCCTGGGAGAGACGATGGATGCCGATGAGGTCCGGCGGCGCATCTACGGCTGCGAGACGGTCGTGAAATTCCTCGATCCCGCCCGCCCCGAGTTCAACGCCGAAGATATCGACTACTGTGCCGCCTGCCTGCCGCCTGTTT
- a CDS encoding WYL domain-containing protein: protein MNQKMIDALPRLLKRLSNGEGLHIPTLSKELDIPEKTLQDNIKKYLLPLDFADIQHDHTTRKWTARRNFLSETLLSPDELICMSVLDSASEKYGRRFILATQRLFNRFKRRASLSIYKKINMEHLDRDDEIKLAIIKSAIKSKTVLNCKYSQKARTFHPLKIVMLEGYWYLFHWDVNDKMIKKFHLKSIQSLELTKEHFDDPHSDVINKLDGAVNAYFKDKPPTDVELLVHKRVSKYFERQPLSKHQRIFDYDENYKRMYIPITDEMEIIPTIQQYLPYIKVLSPQSLHQQIEANISNYSKIDLD from the coding sequence ATGAATCAAAAAATGATAGACGCTTTACCTAGATTGTTGAAGCGTCTATCGAATGGTGAAGGTTTACACATTCCTACCTTGAGTAAAGAACTCGACATACCTGAAAAAACCCTACAAGATAACATCAAAAAATATCTGCTTCCTCTTGATTTTGCCGACATTCAACATGACCATACGACACGGAAGTGGACTGCACGTAGGAACTTCTTGTCAGAAACACTGCTGAGTCCAGATGAGCTAATTTGTATGTCAGTGCTGGATTCTGCTAGCGAAAAATATGGAAGAAGGTTTATACTGGCGACTCAAAGGCTATTTAATCGTTTCAAAAGAAGAGCTTCCCTCTCGATTTACAAAAAAATCAACATGGAACATCTTGATCGGGATGATGAAATTAAACTAGCGATCATCAAAAGCGCTATTAAATCAAAAACAGTGTTGAACTGTAAGTATAGTCAAAAGGCTAGAACATTCCACCCCCTGAAGATCGTGATGTTGGAAGGTTATTGGTATCTGTTTCATTGGGATGTGAATGATAAGATGATTAAAAAGTTTCATTTGAAAAGCATTCAATCTTTGGAACTTACAAAAGAACATTTTGACGATCCCCATTCAGACGTAATTAACAAGCTTGATGGTGCTGTGAATGCTTATTTCAAAGATAAACCTCCTACAGATGTTGAGCTGTTGGTGCATAAAAGAGTGAGTAAATATTTTGAAAGGCAGCCTCTATCAAAACACCAACGGATCTTTGATTATGATGAAAACTATAAAAGGATGTATATCCCCATAACTGATGAAATGGAAATTATCCCCACGATCCAACAATATCTCCCCTATATAAAAGTACTTTCCCCACAATCGCTTCACCAACAAATCGAAGCGAACATTTCAAACTACTCCAAAATCGACCTCGACTAA
- a CDS encoding patatin-like phospholipase family protein, which produces MTNNKFKILSLDGGGVRGYLSIKILENVEKHLNDKDGNEVPIGLRFDLIAGTSTGSIIAALLAKGMFAKEAREIYEKSMSKVFKKRSLLERLFQSKYCSQELKNIVFDTLKDSATQQQLVFNELERDLIITAFDLDEFKPKVFKSDYSKKNDKKFCVSDAIMASTAAPTYFPAYSDSKAGGVLIDGGMSANNPSLIALIDARHFDRKSKKNTLPPETLSDVCLLSIGTGDFKKKLDIRGLKNSPKWDWAINLAKRNSPVKEVLFTAQEEMEENKVRLLSETEGVFYKRINPKLNEYMELDDVQNMYKLDRFTSIEEHLSSLEKMLLGASK; this is translated from the coding sequence ATGACAAATAATAAATTCAAAATTTTGAGCCTTGATGGCGGCGGTGTCCGTGGATACCTCTCAATAAAAATTTTAGAAAATGTAGAAAAGCACCTAAATGATAAAGATGGAAATGAGGTACCAATAGGTCTGAGATTTGATTTAATCGCAGGAACCTCTACGGGGTCAATCATAGCCGCACTGTTAGCTAAAGGAATGTTTGCAAAGGAGGCAAGAGAAATTTATGAAAAAAGCATGAGCAAAGTTTTTAAAAAGAGAAGCTTACTGGAGCGTTTATTTCAAAGTAAATATTGTTCTCAAGAGCTAAAAAATATTGTCTTTGATACCTTGAAGGATAGCGCGACTCAACAACAATTGGTTTTCAATGAGTTAGAGAGAGACTTAATAATTACTGCATTTGACTTAGATGAGTTCAAACCAAAAGTCTTTAAGTCAGACTACTCTAAGAAAAATGACAAAAAATTTTGTGTATCAGATGCAATCATGGCTTCGACGGCTGCACCAACCTATTTCCCTGCTTATAGTGATTCGAAGGCGGGAGGAGTATTAATTGATGGGGGCATGTCTGCAAACAACCCTTCATTAATAGCTCTCATTGATGCAAGACATTTTGATCGAAAGAGTAAGAAAAACACTCTTCCTCCTGAAACTTTATCTGATGTTTGTTTATTATCAATAGGCACTGGTGACTTTAAGAAGAAACTAGACATTAGGGGTCTGAAGAATTCACCTAAATGGGATTGGGCAATAAACCTTGCCAAGAGAAACTCCCCTGTTAAAGAGGTCCTCTTCACTGCACAAGAAGAGATGGAAGAAAATAAAGTCCGATTGTTGTCAGAGACAGAAGGAGTTTTTTACAAACGAATTAACCCAAAGTTAAATGAATATATGGAACTTGATGATGTTCAAAATATGTATAAATTGGATAGATTTACATCAATTGAGGAACATCTTTCAAGTTTAGAAAAAATGCTATTAGGAGCTTCAAAATGA
- a CDS encoding DUF4197 domain-containing protein, which produces MAVVLTTQTLNAGLFDSIIETVTKTTSGETQTNDASGLSITDIDGGLREALNKGVKQAIEQLGKENGFLGNNLVKIPVPEKLMMVEKGLRKAGMGKYADDFVTAMNRAAEKAVPETAKIFADTISAMSIEDAKKILTGPDNAATEYFREHSGPALQAAILPIVQQYTQETEVTQYYKTMVDTYDSYGAPVLEQTGVTALLGSLSGESNATTYDPRDLDGYITAKGVDGLFTVIAEEEKKIRTDPAARTTELLQKVFGN; this is translated from the coding sequence TTGGCTGTAGTACTGACGACACAGACCCTCAATGCCGGGCTGTTTGACTCCATCATCGAAACGGTGACGAAAACGACTTCTGGGGAGACGCAGACGAACGATGCCTCCGGGCTCTCGATCACGGACATAGACGGCGGTTTACGCGAGGCGCTTAACAAGGGTGTCAAACAGGCCATTGAACAGTTGGGGAAGGAGAACGGTTTCCTTGGGAACAACCTGGTGAAGATCCCCGTGCCCGAGAAGCTGATGATGGTCGAGAAGGGGCTGCGCAAGGCGGGGATGGGCAAGTATGCCGACGACTTCGTCACAGCGATGAACCGGGCGGCGGAGAAGGCGGTGCCGGAGACGGCGAAGATCTTTGCCGACACCATCTCCGCAATGAGCATCGAGGATGCGAAGAAGATCCTGACGGGGCCTGACAACGCGGCGACGGAGTATTTCCGCGAGCACTCCGGCCCGGCGCTGCAGGCGGCGATCCTGCCCATTGTGCAGCAGTACACCCAGGAGACCGAGGTGACGCAGTACTACAAAACAATGGTCGATACCTACGACAGTTACGGCGCGCCGGTGCTGGAACAGACGGGGGTGACTGCACTGCTTGGTTCTCTGTCGGGTGAATCGAATGCAACGACGTACGACCCGCGCGACCTCGACGGCTACATCACGGCCAAGGGGGTCGACGGCCTCTTTACGGTCATCGCCGAGGAAGAGAAGAAGATCCGCACCGATCCCGCTGCACGGACGACAGAGCTCCTGCAGAAGGTTTTCGGCAACTGA